From the genome of Gemmatimonadota bacterium:
CAGGGTATGGGTGAGTGACATCACCTACATTCCGACCGCCGAGGGGTGGCTGTATCTGGCAGTGATCCTGGATCTGTTTTCCAGGCGCGTGGTGGGATGGAGCATGAAGCACACGATGGAGAGATTGCTGACACTCGATGCGCTCAGGATGGCGCTGTCGCAGCGCACTCCGGAGCTTGGCGTACTGCATCATTCGGATCGCGGAAGTCAGTACGCTTGTGGGGACTATCGAGACATTCTTGATCAGAACGGAATGACGTGCAGCATGAGCCGGAAGGGCGATTGCTGGGACAACGCTGTGGCTGAGAGCTTCTTCGCCACACTGAAGAAGGAACTGGTCAACGACGCAGCGTGGCAAACGAGAGAAGAAGCCAGAGCATCTCTTTTCGAATACATCGAAGTGTGGTACAATCGAGAGCGTCGGCATTCCTCGATTGATTATCTCAGCCCTGCCGACTACGAAGCGAAGTGTGAAATGAACTACGAGATGCAAACGCTACAGCACGAGGTGGCAGCGTAAACCCCGAGTCTGTCAAATCGGGGGAACTCCCGAACAGTAACCGGACGCTAGGAACTGGTCATCGTCTCTGGCACTCCCGGGAGGCTTAATGCACGGCGTGGTTTGCGGACCGCAACGTCGGTTCACGGGGTTCGCGAGTCATTCACTCATCGGCATGTCGTGTGTGTTCATCCGTAGCCTCTGTAGTGTCGACAATTCGCTGCACGTATGAGCGGACATCGGCTGCCGCGTCTTCAGCGTCTTCGATTGATAGTTCGAGTGAGCGAGCGAGTTCAGTGAAGGGCGCTTCCCAGTGCGGTGGCACAACTATCTCGGGTGGCCACGGCTGCCGCTGGCGGAGCCGGAACGTTTCCTCGCAGATCAGACGGAGCACCGACGAGGGCGGAGCGAGGTCGCGGAGTACCCAGAGATCGAGGAGGTCACGTACCCGCTCGTTGGGCTGGCCACTTGCGAGGATCTCCGTCATTGCGTGGAGCTTCTGCGCAACCTGCTTGGTTAGTGGGAGGCATGGGAGTGACGCTGGGCCCATGAGGCCGAAATCCGCTAGACTGATCGCGGGCACTTCCTCTGGTGGAAGCGGTGTCCCTTCCCAGGAAGACACCTCCATCTGAATAGACGCCCACGTTTTCCCCTGGTACTCGACCTTGATGTCGAGCCGGGTCATGTGCGTCATCTGATGCGGCCGGGTTACACGGAAAGTGAAGCCCTCGTACGGAGTAGCGAACGCTTCGTCCAGTGCATCGAGGAGCTTGTCACGCTCGCCGCGGAAGACCGTGTCGTAGTCCTTGGTTGCTCGCGCTTTGAGTCGGAGGCGCAGCTCCAGCGATACACCACCTTTCACAAGAAATGCGGGCCCGTGATCCTCGGCTTGAAAGCGGCTCAGTGCGCCGCCCAGCACCATGAACGCCACCCAGCGCTGCACGCGATTTGGGGCGAGACTGTGATATTCAGCATACCGGTTGACCGCGTCTTGGAGCGCGCGGTGATTGGGCGGCGGGACGCGCTTGGGCGGCCGGTAGGGTTCTCGCGAGGGCGATTTCCCGTTCGTGGGATCAGCCATCGCGGCCATCGTTGGAGCTGCTGGTGTCGGCAGGTGCCAGCCTTTCAGAGCTATCCCCTGCAAATAACTCTTGGCTGAGCGTTGCCGCATCGCGCCGCGATAGTCGCCCACTTTCGAGGCCATCCTCGATTGCCTGGTGGAGGAGAGCGAGGCTGGTATGATCGGCATGGCAGTCTCGGATCGCCCGCGCGGGCGTGGTCACGGGGATGCTTTCGACTGAGGTCACGTCACTCGGAGCGAGGTCGGCGTGATGAATGACATACTGGCCGGGCGTAGCGCGTCGGATACGGAATGTCGTAGGTAGGATGAGATGAATCTTGCCCGGATCGGCGTCCGAGATTCCGAGGAGTTCCAGAGCCGTTTGGTGCGACAGGACGCCGCGGGCGCCATGCGGCCAGAGTGACGCAGCCATGTAAGGACCGAGCGGAGAGGCTGGAACGAGGGGGTTGCGATAGAGCCCCTGCGCCACCCGCTCGATGGTGCCTCGCCGGCACATCATAAGTACGGCGTGCGGGTTGACGCCGGCCTCCCGCGCCTGCTCAGTAGTGAAATATCCGAACTGATCGAGGGCTATCTCATGGACTGTGGCGAATGCATCGCGCATCATAGGACGGACAAGACCTCACTAGACGTTACATTTCGTCCTGAACCACCGGGTTATGGATACAATGTAACGTAAGGTTACATTATGTCCACTATAGGTCGATTACAGCATGGGGTGAGAAGTCTAGCAAGCAAAATCGTCCCAGCTGTTGGGCCCACCTCCGGCTTCCCGCGGTTCGCCTAAATATGGTGTCCTTGGAACCGGCAGCAGGCCATTGTGACGATTGAAGAGACGGAGCTTGTTGTCTCCGTCATAGAAGTGCGCCTCTGCGGTCTGGGAGATCGAATCGGTGAAGAAGAGTGAATGGAAGGATGAGTTGGACGAGTTATCCGTCGGCCCCATCATTCTGTTTACACTTCCGTCCAGATCTGCATTCATGCTTCCATCGAATGCGAACTGTGACGTGGACCCTGTAAAGAACGGCGTCACTCCTGGCATACTCATCGGATAGTTCATCGTGGTCTCTCCGCCGGTTCCGAAGGCGTTCTGCTCCTTCGTGAACACTGTCGAGAGATTGCCCACGCCGTCGTAGCCCAGCTCCTTACGGTAGAAGTAGGGATAGGTCGCGTACGTGCTGTCGTTCTTGGGCGACGTCACGGTCATGAGTTCCCCGTTGGCGCTCACATCCATCACGCGTGCCGTATTGGGGTCGGCAGCGTTGTACGACATCGGCAGACGCCAGCTGTTGAGCCTGTTCCCCAGCGCGTCCACCGTGAACGCCTCGGTCGCCACGCTCCCGCTGGCGTTGGTCTCCATGCCGATCACCGAGCCCAGGCCGTGATACATCATCGTCACATCTTCGGTGGGATTGGTCGACACTCCGCTTCCCGAGAAGTGACCAGTCTTGACCCGGCCCATGTTGTCATAGGTCATGCTGTCACTCAACAAACCGATGTTGCTCACCACCACGACGGAGGTCACGTTGCCGTCGTCGTCGTAGTGCTTGGTATCCGTCACCGGACCCGTCACGCTACCAGGTGAGGTGAGCTTGTATGCCCGGCCCGCGTTATCGTAGTCGATCGTGTACGAGAGGCCATGGATGTCGGTGATCCCGGTGAGCTCGCCCGTACTGGTGCTGTACGTATAGGACTCGGTGCACGGTCCGGTGTAGCACAGCGACGGAACATTGTAACCCGTCGGATGCAGCAGCGTGCTCCGCTCTCCGTCGTCGTTGTACGCGTAGCTCAGACCGTAGATGTGCGAGTACTCGCTGTCAGGTGCCATCGAGCTTGCAAGCATGTGTGCCAGAGACTTGGCACTAAACAACGGCTCGGGATTACCACCTCCATCGCCTGCGCTGTGGTCTCCGTCTTCATCACCTGCATTCCGACCGTGTACGGACAAGCCTGCGACGGAGGTGTTAGTCGGCAGCCACGATGCCCATGTCCGTTGTTGTGGCGCTGCACCCAACGCCAGTTCATGATCCTTCGGCAGCACATACTTCGACATCGTGATGTTGCACGGACGCCAGCCATGCGCCTCGTCACCGCAGATGCCGAGAGAGTCTATCGGTGGTGGCGCCGGCTCCATGCCACCGCACTCGTCCGCAGTCCCGCGATAGGTCTGCCTCGTCTTGAGCGTGTCCCACTGGATCTGACCGTTGGGATAGTAGCCGCGCCGTACGCGAGCGTCGCCGTTGTCCGCCTGGATCAGGTTTCCTGCCACGTCATAGCTGTAGGTTGCCGTGTCGCTGGAGAAGCACGCCGCCGCACCATAGGCGTTGCCGAGCGTCACACGATCCGGAAGGCTGAAGAAACAGTAACCCGTGAAGTTGGCCGTCATGAGCGGACTCGTCATGCAGCTCGTCGAGCTGTAGGTAACGAGCGGCACGAACTTGTTCACGATCCTGTTCAGCGCATCGTACTTCATCGTCACGACGTGCTCGCCATCATTCTTCGAGATCACGTTACCGGCGGGATCATACGTGTAGTGTGTCGTCTTGACCGCTTCGAACGCTATCTTCACCCTGCCGACGGCGTCGTACTGGTAGTACGAATCCGTGTATCCGAGCGATGGGCCACGGGTACGCGTCACGTCCTTGACTCTGCCTTCCGCGTCATACTCAGTGGCTATTCGCACTGTGTCCGCCGGCAGTTCCGTCCCCACTCCAGATATCCAGGTCGGACGATGTCCGCCGTCACCGGTTGTCGCATTTTGCCGTGCAACAAAATGCGACAACCATTCGTTCCCTGCACCCCTAGAAACTCTCCAACAACCTCCTGTCCACTTTCGTCGTATCTCCCAGATACGCCCAGTGAAAATTCTTCATGTACTTCCGCGCCGCTGCCTGCACGGCCTCCGGCGTCACCGACTTGAGGTCCTCCACGAACGACATCGCGCGACGATAATCCCCCTGATACAACTGAGACCGAGCCAGAAAGTCCGCCTGCGATGCGTTGGTCTCGTTGTCCAGGAAGTACTGTGTGATGAATTGCAGCTCCAGTCGCTGCAACCCTTCGCGCGTCACGATCTCGTTCTGCAATTGCGTTATGAAGAACTTCATCAGCTTGAGCGTCGTATCGGGTGCCACCGTGGTCACGTAAAGCCCGGATGCGCTCGCCGTACGCTCCAGGAATGGCGCGTGCACGTCATACGTCAGATTCTGTCGACCGCGGATCTCGGCGAACATCTGACCCGTAAGCACCGTTGCCGCGACTCGCAGCGCTGTATAGTCAGGCGACGAAGCAAGTGGCCCGGCAACGTATCCGAGTAGATAGTTCGTCGGTAGATCCCGCTGCACCAATACCGCCGATGATGGCGTGACCGGCACGACTGGCGGCAATGTCCATTTGTACGATCCCGCCGGGAGCCGCCCGAATGTCGAGTGGATCAGTGCCTCGACGTGAGCACGTGTGACGTCGCCGACGACGACGATCAACATCCGTGATTTGACTATCTGCGACTTCTGATATTGTCTCAGGTCCGCGGCCGTGATACTGGCCAGCGAGGTTGCATTGCCGGTCTCGGCTATCGCGTACGGATGCCCGGAGAACGCGACACTGTCGGCGAGGTCCGAAACGTACGCATCCGGATCATCCCGCTCCTGCCTTTGCGCGCTCAACAGCTGCGCCCTCACCAGCTCGACTTCCGCGGGCTGAATGGCTGGATACATCAGTCGGTCCGCAAATATCGCCCACGTCGAGTCCACTCCACTCGTAATCGTTCGCGCACCGAACATCGTCCAATCCACACTCGGCGCTATCACGAAGTCGCTGCCCAGCGCCGATGTCCTGCTACGCAGGACGGCCTTGGGGTAGTGCTGCGTACCGCGCTCCGACACGGCCAGTAGAAATGGCTCGATCCCGCTTGTAGTCGGTGTCACCTGACGCACGCCGCCCAGCAGATAGACATTGGCGACCACTACGTTGTTCGACGTATTCCGACGCAGGATCACCGGAATACCGTCGACCGAAAAACTCGACGTGAGGGTGTCTGCCTCCGTTTGCGCGCCGACACTTCCAATTCCTGCACACACCAGCGCCGCAAACAGCATGACTCCGCGCAGCATCACTTGGTCCCTCCCGCTTTGAGCTCGTCAGCGGTCAGGTGAATCCGCTGCCGCCCCTCGGGTGAGATGAGCACACCGGTGATACGCGGCTTTCCGATGATGTACTTGTCGGCATATGCACGCAGATCCGCAGTCGTCTGATGCGCCATGTTGTCCACGTAGCCCATGTAATACTCGAGACTCGCGACGCTCCACCAGAATCCAAGCGTGTGCGCGAACGCTGATGCCTGCTCTCTTCCGAACGCGGATGTTACTGAGCGATGTGCCTGGACGGCTTTCAGTTCATCGGGATCGAAGTACGTAGGGGCATCCAGCTTCTTGATCTCCGAATCCAGAGCCGCGAGTGCCGGGCGCAATTTCTCCGGCGACGTCTGGCCACTTATCGTGATCGGTCCCGTGTGATTTAGCGTGTAATAGTTGACAGTCACCCCCTGCCACAGTCCGCTGTCCACCAAACGTTGCTGAAAGCGCGACCGCGGGTCGTTCAGAAGATCCGAGAACACGTCCGCCGCGTACGTCGATTTGGGATCCTTGCCGACACTCGGTCCCTGCCACTGCAACAGCACGGTCACGGCGTTGACCTGAGCCTCTGCTACGACTGCATCGCTCGCTGTGAGTGGTGGAATGTCGGGAATGGGATCGGCCACGAACGGATCCGGACCGCGTGCCCATCCGCCGAGCTGGCGCGCTGCTATGGCGAAGATACTATCCGGCTTCACATCGCCGGCGACTATCAGCACCGAGTTGTTCGGGATGTAGTACTTGTGCTGGATGAACCGCATTTTCTCAGGCGTGGTCGTCGCCACAACCTGACGATCGCCTATCACATTCTTCCGTGAGTAGTTGCCCGGATACAGCTTCATGTCCATCTGTCGCTGCAACTGGAAGAATGGACTGGACTCGTTGCGATCGTACTCGCCGATTACAACCTGTCGCTCGACGGC
Proteins encoded in this window:
- a CDS encoding nucleotidyl transferase AbiEii/AbiGii toxin family protein; its protein translation is MPIIPASLSSTRQSRMASKVGDYRGAMRQRSAKSYLQGIALKGWHLPTPAAPTMAAMADPTNGKSPSREPYRPPKRVPPPNHRALQDAVNRYAEYHSLAPNRVQRWVAFMVLGGALSRFQAEDHGPAFLVKGGVSLELRLRLKARATKDYDTVFRGERDKLLDALDEAFATPYEGFTFRVTRPHQMTHMTRLDIKVEYQGKTWASIQMEVSSWEGTPLPPEEVPAISLADFGLMGPASLPCLPLTKQVAQKLHAMTEILASGQPNERVRDLLDLWVLRDLAPPSSVLRLICEETFRLRQRQPWPPEIVVPPHWEAPFTELARSLELSIEDAEDAAADVRSYVQRIVDTTEATDEHTRHADE
- a CDS encoding pitrilysin family protein; protein product: MLRGVMLFAALVCAGIGSVGAQTEADTLTSSFSVDGIPVILRRNTSNNVVVANVYLLGGVRQVTPTTSGIEPFLLAVSERGTQHYPKAVLRSRTSALGSDFVIAPSVDWTMFGARTITSGVDSTWAIFADRLMYPAIQPAEVELVRAQLLSAQRQERDDPDAYVSDLADSVAFSGHPYAIAETGNATSLASITAADLRQYQKSQIVKSRMLIVVVGDVTRAHVEALIHSTFGRLPAGSYKWTLPPVVPVTPSSAVLVQRDLPTNYLLGYVAGPLASSPDYTALRVAATVLTGQMFAEIRGRQNLTYDVHAPFLERTASASGLYVTTVAPDTTLKLMKFFITQLQNEIVTREGLQRLELQFITQYFLDNETNASQADFLARSQLYQGDYRRAMSFVEDLKSVTPEAVQAAARKYMKNFHWAYLGDTTKVDRRLLESF
- a CDS encoding pitrilysin family protein, with protein sequence MKVRPHQRALALLALVAGACLLPALVPAVLPAQRAALEKIIQRRVLPNGLEVIVVENHGVPLATVEVNVRNGSFTQTPEYAGLAHMYEHMFFRANQQYPESEMYLDRAAQLGAVFNGTTQEETVSYYLTVPADSVRGAIQWLTPALREPLFLESELAVERQVVIGEYDRNESSPFFQLQRQMDMKLYPGNYSRKNVIGDRQVVATTTPEKMRFIQHKYYIPNNSVLIVAGDVKPDSIFAIAARQLGGWARGPDPFVADPIPDIPPLTASDAVVAEAQVNAVTVLLQWQGPSVGKDPKSTYAADVFSDLLNDPRSRFQQRLVDSGLWQGVTVNYYTLNHTGPITISGQTSPEKLRPALAALDSEIKKLDAPTYFDPDELKAVQAHRSVTSAFGREQASAFAHTLGFWWSVASLEYYMGYVDNMAHQTTADLRAYADKYIIGKPRITGVLISPEGRQRIHLTADELKAGGTK